One stretch of Rhinatrema bivittatum chromosome 8, aRhiBiv1.1, whole genome shotgun sequence DNA includes these proteins:
- the MED26 gene encoding mediator of RNA polymerase II transcription subunit 26, with protein MTAAPATPQQMKERLLQAIDTQSNIHNMVAVLEVISNLEKYPITKEALEETRLGKLINDVRKKTTNEDLAKRAKKLLRSWQKLIEPVSQNEPVPKGLPNPPGSANGGAHNCKQETAPMAVAVGTKPIQELKGKNDIQKLHSPKAEKVGTRKRKVDHKDGLQGPPSKVSKSSHEPFQNSSPPPTNGIGGSPESFPSPLDLNMHMGPEKSRTEQNENDKHGKIPVNAVKPHTSSPGLVKSSSTSSLLKTAVVQQLEKCDEARGQHQPRSPRCTSFSPRNIRQETFTRQHTTYAPKGSLASPSLRSQCLDTAQVPSPLPATQPSTPPMSVKRLEPPQQSAAETSPLRQEQATPDVHHRHVAGTLQPQHPSLGSQTSTHPGELAMPRLGFSPDPTRVDSDDAASGSDSNKKKKYRPRDYTVNLDGQGLEEVVKPVRLKKERKLTFDPMTGQIKPLTQKDSLQVESLPVVEQHRTEMDKQESKISLQSPFEQTNWEELSRNEIIQSYLNRQSSLLSSSGVQTPGAHYFMSEYLKQEESTRREARKTHVLVPNILPTDLPGVSREVTNDDLKRIHIHRWPGVNGCYDTQGNWYDWTQCVSLDPHGDEGRLNVLPYVCLD; from the exons ATTCATAACATGGTGGCAGTGCTGGAAGTAATCTCCAACTTGGAGAAATATCCCATAACCAAAGAGGCACTTGAG GAAACCAGATTAGGAAAGCTTATCAACGATGTCAGGAAGAAGACGACCAATGAAGATCTTGCCAAACGTGCCAAGAAACTGTTACGGAGTTGGCAAAAGCTAATAGAACCTGTAAGCCAGAATGAACCGGTGCCAAAAGGACTGCCAAATCCACCAGGATCGGCAAACGGCGGCGCTCACAACTGTAAACAGGAGACGGCGCCCATGGCAGTCGCTGTTGGAACGAAACCCATTCAGGAGTTAAAAGGCAAAAATGACATACAAAAGTTACATTCTCCAAAAGCCGAGAAAGTGGGAACCCGGAAAAGAAAGGTTGACCATAAAGATGGGCTGCAAGGCCCCCCTtccaaagtttccaaaagtagccATGAACCGTTCCagaactcctcccctccaccaacAAACGGCATTGGTGGAAGCCCAGAAAGTTTTCCCAGTCCCTTGGACTTAAACATGCACATGGGGCCCGAAAAAAGTAGGACAGAACAGAATGAGAACGACAAACACGGTAAGATCCCAGTGAATGCTGTAAAACCTCATACTAGCTCTCCAGGACTTGTAAAATCCTCAAGCACTTCCTCCTTGTTAAAGACTGCAGTGGTGCAGCAACTTGAAAAATGCGATGAAGCCAGGGGACAGCACCAGCCGAGGAGTCCGCGCTGCACCTCCTTCAGTCCCAGGAATATTAGGCAGGAGACCTTTACGCGACAGCACACCACATATGCACCAAAGGGTTCCCTAGCCAGTCcttctctaaggtcacagtgcTTAGATACTGCACAGGTGCCGTCGCCACTACCTGCCACGCAGCCATCCACACCTCCCATGTCTGTGAAAAGACTGGAGCCCCCCCAGCAATCAGCAGCCGAGACCTCTCCGCTTCGGCAGGAGCAGGCCACCCCCGACGTTCATCACCGGCACGTGGCAGGGACCTTACAGCCGCAGCATCCGTCCCTCGGCTCCCAAACCAGCACACACCCGGGGGAGTTGGCAATGCCTCGCCTTGGATTTTCCCCGGATCCTACGAGGGTGGACAGTGACGATGCAGCTTCAGGGTCGGAtagcaacaaaaagaaaaagtacaGGCCCAGAGACTATACGGTCAACTTGGATGGGCAGGGTCTTGAAGAAGTTGTGAAGCCCGTGAGGTTAAAAAAAGAACGAAAACTCACTTTTGATCCCATGACAGGACAGATAAAACCTCTAACGCAAAAAGATTCTTTACAGGTGGAAAGCTTGCCAGTTGTGGAACAGCACAGGACAGAAATGGACAAGCAGGAGTCTAAGATCAGCCTGCAAAGTCCTTTTGAACAAACAAACTGGGAAGAGTTGTCTAGAAATGAAATCATTCAGTCCTATTTAAACAGACAGAGTAGTTTGCTTTCCTCGTCAGGTGTACAGACTCCTGGAGCTCACTATTTTATGTCTGAGTATTTAAAGCAGGAAGAAAGCACTAGGCGAGAAGCTAGAAAAACTCACGTTTTAGTACCGAACATCTTACCCACGGACCTACCTGGGGTCTCTAGAGAGGTCACAAATGATGACCTTAAGAGAATACACATTCATCGCTGGCCAGGCGTGAATGGTTGTTACGACACACAGGGTAATTGGTATGATTGGACGCAGTGCGTATCTTTAGATCCACATGGGGATGAGGGTAGATTAAATGTCCTGCCTTATGTCTGTCTAGACTGA